The nucleotide window ATTTGGATTGCCACGTCGGGCTTTCAGCCCTCCTCGCAATGACAATATCACTTTATGCGTAAGTATTTTTTATTGCGTCCTTAGTATTTTTTCCGCTATCCTTAATACAAAAACAGTGTAGACGATTGGCTGTATATTTTAAGCCTGAATTACTATATCCTGATAAAAATAGGTTTAGGATTAATTATTACTAATGCCTGAGTTTTTTCTGGATACATTCCTTAGATTAATTGTCATTGGCTTGTTAATTTTTGCTAATGCGTTTTTTGTCGCATCTGAATTCGCTCTTGTAAATGTTAGGAAAACAAGAATTCAACAATTAGTTAAAGAAGGGAATAAGACAGCACAAATAATTTCTAAAGAACTTAATAATATTCCTAAATTCATAGCCGCTGTTCAGTTAGGGGTTACTGTTTCAAGTATTGGACTTGGTTGGGTAGGAGAATCAACACTTGCAGAGATGCTTTATCCTTTATTTACCTTTCTGCCTCAAATAGGCCAAGTAATTGCAACTCATACAGTTGCTGCAGTCATTGCTTTTATTATAATTACAATTTTACAGATAGAATTTGGTGAATTGATACCTAAAGCTATTGCTCTTCAATATCCTGAAACCACATCTTTTATTATCGCAAGACCTATGAACTTAATATCAACGATTTTCTCTCCTTTTATTCTCCTGTTAAACAATATGGGAAATGGTCTTTTAAAATTACTTAAAATTCCCCCAGCAGCAGGAATTCATCTTGTTCATTCCACGGAAGAGCTTGATATGTTAATAAGTGCCAGTTATCAAGAAGGTGTTTTAAATGCAACTGAAAGAGATATGCTGCATAATGTATTTAAATTTTCTGACTTAATTGCAAGACAAATAATGGTTCCAAGGCCAGATGTTGTTTCTATACCTTTAAATATTTCCTTAGAAGAATTAACAAAATTTGTATATGAACATCAATTCACCAGATACCCTGTTTATGAAGGGGATTTGGATCATATTCTTGGAATTGTACACATAAAAGATATAATTCCTTTTATTGAAGCAAAAGAAAAATTTGCACTTTCAAAAATCATCAGAAAAGTAATGCTAATTCCTGAAACACTAACAATAGATAAGCTTCTTCTTGAATTTAAAAGACACCACAGTCAAATGGCACTAGTTATTGATGAATTTGGCGGCACTTCAGGCATAGTTACCCTTGAAGATGTTTTAGAAGAAATTTTTGGAGATGTGCAAGACGAATTTGACACTGAAGAAGCAGATGTGAAAGTTATCTCAGACAATGAATTTCTTGTTAACGCAATGTTAAGGATTGATGAGATAAATGAGCTGTTTGATATGAATATTACAGAAGAAGAAATTGAAACTATCGGGGGGCTTATTTTAAAAGAACTGGGAAGAGTCGCAAATATAGGGGATAAAATAAAAATTGATGATCTTGTTTTCACCGTTGAAAGCGTTGAAGGCGCAAGAATAACCAAGCTAAAAATACAAAAATTGTAAAAACTTGATTTTGTAAAACATAGTTAATTTTATATCTGTTAATATCAACAATTTTTTTTAGCTAACTTTAAACTATTATAATTAGTAAATTGTTTCATAAATTAAGGAAGTTATATTATTTCCGTCGCTGGTGCTAACGCACATAATTAAGTCCTCACTGGAATAATTGATGACTTAAATAAGTGACCTTGTCACCTTCAATGGTGCATAGGCTTCCTCCAATAACATACCCTCCTGCAACATTCATCTTATTTTTGAAACAAAGACATATCAATTGAGAAATTTTTAATGGAATAAATTTTATGACTATTGGTAATATTAACAATAAACAAGGCAACCTCAATAAAAATAATAATATTATTGTCCCTTATAACCAAAAAAATCTTAAAAATTTACAAGATCTTCAAGACAGACTAAACCGAATAATAAAAGAAATTGGTGGGATTGGCGAATCCTCGAGCATGTCTGAAAGTATTCTACTAGCTCAAGATAAAATCAAGAAGCTAGATAAGGAAACAAAAGAAGTCTGGAGTTCTTGCCCACCTAAATTAGCTGAAAAAATAAAAAAATTAAACCAGCTAAATCAGGAATTAAAAATAATAAGTGAGTCAATTACACAGGTAAATAAAGATATAGACAAAAAAAAGCCTGAAATAGTTACGCCCGGCAAAGAGAATAAAGAAAAGTTAATCACAGATTCTCTGGAAATAAGAGCTATTTATAATTCATTGCCTAAAAGCCCTAAAGATGATGTAAATGCGATTAAAAAATCACTTCCTGAAAATATCACACCAACTCAAGAATTAAAAGATTCATTACAAGATATCGAGAAAGACGATTGGGATTTTAGTGTGGTAAATGCTAAGGATAGCAAGATATTCTCTAAACTCAAGAATTACCTTGTTATTGGAGACACAAAAAATATAATAAATAAGCAAATAGAAGTTATAGATAGTAAATTAGCAGAAATAAAAGATAAAAAAGGTAAATTTATTCCGGAAGTTGGAATAAAATTGTATGAACCTGAGGATACAGGTAAAATTTTAGCATTAGAAACGGCTAAACTTCGTCGTGTTAGCCTAAATAGCAAAATTATATTACCTGATATTGATAAAAATTTAGTCTACCCTGACATCCTTGCACAACCTTCACCAGGTAGCACCTTGTTTTTCAAGATTGACAAACGATTTATTCCTTCTAAAGAAGAAATAAAAGAGATTTTGGAATTCAATAAGCCTTATAAGCCAATTTTAAACAAGCTATTCCCTGATTACCTTAACATATATATGATACCTGGATATGTAAATAAAAAAGATGGTGATAAACGTGGTGGTAGATATATTCAAGAACAACCAGGACAAGGAATTTTGCTACATGCTTATAATGTCAATGACCGCTATCATCAGACTTCTTCAGCTGAGAGAATAATCGCTAAAATGAGAGAGATAAAAGACCTACAACCAAGTGTATTAGAAGGAAATAAGGATAGAGCCAGGGCATTAGCTCATGAAATAGGGCATGCTATCTCTTACGAAATGATTAAAAAAGATGAAACTAAAAATTCTTCCAAGCCTGGCTCAATTATAATTGCGCCTTCGGATGGAATTGGTTTTTTGGATGGCTGGAAAAACCTTAGATCTATGTCCAGATTAAACTTAAATACCAATGAAACCAAAAGTAACAATACTAAGAACTTATCAGTCTACGATAAAGCTAAATTAGATGCCCATGTCGATTATGAAATGATTGCAGAAGATATACGGATGGCTATAATTGGTGAAAGTTTGCCAGCGTCTTCAGCTATGACTGGCATATTTGACCATACTAAAGAAGGAAAATCAGAGATGGATAAATCCATAGGTTATCTCAAAAAGTGTTTATTAGAGAATAAAACACCTATAGAAGCTATAATGGATAATATTAAAAGCTAATGCATTAACTCTATATCTTTAGCGTTATCTTTAACAATATTTTCTAAGATTTCTGCAGCATCACTTACTATATTTACACAGTTTTGGCGTCTTTCCGGAGAATTAAAATCATATTTTGCACTTAATGCCTTGCAACAAGTTGTCTTTCTTTTTTCTTTGAAATTATCAATAAGCTTTTTAGCAGCAGTCTTAACCTCTTTAGAAGAATCTGTGATATTTTCACGACCTAAAGCATATCCAACTATGATCTGTGCACCAGCAACAGCACCACAAAGGCACCCATTACCCATACCCCCAGAAAAAGAAGAAGCAAGTTTGGTTAATACCCCTATATCGATATTATTAATCAAATTTGACTGATGAGCCGCCCTAACTATAGCTTCTGAGCAGGAATAACCCTGTTTATATAATTCTGTAGCATTATCTTTTAAGTTACTCATATATCTTCCTATTTATTGCTTGAGAACATTGCTTCAGGATAATGTGTCGATTTCGTGATTTTAGATTGCCACGCAAGAATAATTTATACTGGTTATCCACGTTTCATGGCTCGCAATGACATGGTGTATTATTGGAATGATTGATGACCGATGACTGTACGAAGTACCTCGCAATGACAATACGTGTAATTGGAATGATAGATGACTTATAAAAGTGACTTTGTTACTTTGCGATCATAGTGCTGCATATTATTGGAAAGATTGATGACTTAAGACAGTGCGAAGCACCTCGCAATGATATTCAAAATTATTTAAGCAGCGACTTACAATTATGGCCTGATTCTTTCCATCATTCTTGGGAATGGGATTGTTTCTCTAACATGATGTAGCCCGCAAATCCAGCTTACGGTTCTTTCTATGCCAAGGCCGAATCCGGCATGGGGAACAGTTCCATAACGTCTAAGGTCTAAATACCACTCAAAAGCTTCTTCAGGAAGCTTATGCTCTCTTATTTTCTCTAAAAGAACATCCATATCGTCTTCTCTTTGTCCACCACCTATGATTTCTCCATAACCTTCAGGAGCTATCATATCAACACAAAGAGCCAGCTTAGAATTTTCTGGATCCTGCTTCATATAGAATGCTTTAACCTCAGCAGGATATCTATGAATCATTACAGGACGATCAAACTGCTCTGATATAACAGTCTCTTCATCTCCACCAAAGTCATCACCCCAGGGAGCTTCTTTACCATTTTTATTTAATAATTCAATTGCTTCATCATAAGTGATTCTTGGGAATGGCTTTTTGATGTTTTCCAGCTTGGAGATATCTCTTTCTAATATCTCAAGCTCAGCTCTTCTGTTTTTAACAACCTGCTGAACTACATATTCAACAAAGTCTTCAGCCAGATCCATATTGTCATTTAAATCATTATAAGCAACCTCTGGCTCTACCATCCAAAATTCTGTCAAATGACGTCTGGTTTTAGACTTTTCAGCTCTGAATGTTGGACCAAAGCAATATACCTTACCAAATGCCATAGCAGCAGCTTCCATATATAGCTGTCCACTCTGGGTTAAATACGCTTTTTCATCAAAATATTCTGTTTCAAAAAGATTTGTAGTTCCTTCACAAGCTGCCGGAGTAAATATTGGAGCATCCACAAGTAAGAAATTATTATTATTAAAGTAATCTCTGATAGATTTAATTATTTCGTGTCTAATCTTTAAGATGGCATGCTGTCTTGGTGATCTTAACCATAAATGTCTTTTATCCAGAAGAAAAGCAACACCATGTTCTTTTGGAGTAATTGGATATTCAACTGATTCACCTATTATCTGAACATCTTTTACACCAATTTCATAACCTATCTGGGACCTTTTATCTTCTTTAACAGTTCCACAGACTATAATTGAAGACTCCTGGGAAATCTTATCAGCCTTTTCAAAAACTTCAGGATCAACATCTCCCTTAAAAATAACTGCCTGAATTATGCCTGTGCCATCTCTAACTTGTAAAAAATGTAATTTTCCGCTGGATCTTTTATTATAAAGCCAGCCTTTTATACAAATATCTTGCCCTTCGTATTTACCAATTTCTGAAATATAAGCTCTCTTATACTCTGACACTCTTATTCTCCTTTATCTAGTGAATAAATGAATTTCTAAACGTTATATTGTCATTATGGTAGCTAAACCAGACTCTTAAATCATCATTTATTATTAAAGATTGCTTCGTCACTACGTTCCTCGCAATGACATTATTTAATTATAAGTTCAATATCTGAGCTATATCTTCTATTGATGATGAAGTGTTTTTGATTTCACAATCTGAATATTTAATTGCAGAATCAGGATCTTTTAATCCATTGCCTGTTAAAACGCATACTATAGTAGAATTATTTTCAACTTTTCCTGATCTATAGGCTTTAATTAAGCCTGCTACTGAAGCAGCACTTGCAGGTTCTACAAATATACCTTCTTTTCTGGCTAACAATCTGTAAGCTTCAATAATTTCATCATCAGTTACACTATCTATTATACCACCCGATTCATCTCTAGCGGCAACTGCACTATTCCAGCTCGCTGGATTACCTATACGAATTGCAGTTGCTATAGTTTCAGGCTTATAAATTCTTTCTCCTTTTACTATTGCAGCCGCACCTTCTGCTTCAAATCCGTACATCTTCGGAGTATTTGGAACCTGACGTTTATTATAATATTCAGTAAAACCTTTCCAATATGCCGTTATATTTCCTGCATTTCCAACAGGAATACATAAATAATCAGGTGCTTGCCCTAAAACGTCGCATATTTCAAATGCTGCCGTTTTTTGGCCTTCTATTCTATAAGGATTAACTGAATTTACAAGTGTTAGAGGATAATTTTCAGATAACTCTCTGACTATTTCAAGAGCTTCATCAAAATTACCATCTATAGCAACGACTTCTGCACCATACAACATAGCTTGAGCCAGCTTACCAAGAGCAATATATCCTGATGGAATAAGAACGAAAGCCTTAACACCTGCTTTGGCACCATAAGCAGCAGCAGAAGCACTTGTATTTCCAGTGCTTGCACAAATTATTGCCTTACTTCCTTGTTCAACTGCTTTTGATACAGCCAGGGTCATTCCTCTATCTTTAAAACTTCCTGTAGGATTAGCTCCTTCAAATTTTAGAAACAAATTGGCTTTTATTCCAATCTCTTTAGCTAAATTATCAGCCTTAATTAAAGGTGTATTACCTTCATTAATTGATATAATAGGAGTTTTTTCACTTACAGGAAGGTATTTAAAGTATCTTTTTATTAATCCTTTATAAGGTCTGCACCTTGTATCCATAATTTTTAACCTTTTTAATAATATCTATTTACTATTCCATAACCCTAAGAACATTGGCGACTTCCTTGGTAGTAGACCTTTCATCGATCTCTTTTACAGCCCTTTTAATATCTTCCTCATATGCCAAGTCAGTTAAGAGAACAATTCTGGCACTGCCATCCTCAAGAACACCTTTTTGAATTATACTACAAAGATTT belongs to Candidatus Melainabacteria bacterium RIFOXYA2_FULL_32_9 and includes:
- a CDS encoding asparagine--tRNA ligase, with product MSEYKRAYISEIGKYEGQDICIKGWLYNKRSSGKLHFLQVRDGTGIIQAVIFKGDVDPEVFEKADKISQESSIIVCGTVKEDKRSQIGYEIGVKDVQIIGESVEYPITPKEHGVAFLLDKRHLWLRSPRQHAILKIRHEIIKSIRDYFNNNNFLLVDAPIFTPAACEGTTNLFETEYFDEKAYLTQSGQLYMEAAAMAFGKVYCFGPTFRAEKSKTRRHLTEFWMVEPEVAYNDLNDNMDLAEDFVEYVVQQVVKNRRAELEILERDISKLENIKKPFPRITYDEAIELLNKNGKEAPWGDDFGGDEETVISEQFDRPVMIHRYPAEVKAFYMKQDPENSKLALCVDMIAPEGYGEIIGGGQREDDMDVLLEKIREHKLPEEAFEWYLDLRRYGTVPHAGFGLGIERTVSWICGLHHVRETIPFPRMMERIRP
- a CDS encoding threonine synthase, coding for MDTRCRPYKGLIKRYFKYLPVSEKTPIISINEGNTPLIKADNLAKEIGIKANLFLKFEGANPTGSFKDRGMTLAVSKAVEQGSKAIICASTGNTSASAAAYGAKAGVKAFVLIPSGYIALGKLAQAMLYGAEVVAIDGNFDEALEIVRELSENYPLTLVNSVNPYRIEGQKTAAFEICDVLGQAPDYLCIPVGNAGNITAYWKGFTEYYNKRQVPNTPKMYGFEAEGAAAIVKGERIYKPETIATAIRIGNPASWNSAVAARDESGGIIDSVTDDEIIEAYRLLARKEGIFVEPASAASVAGLIKAYRSGKVENNSTIVCVLTGNGLKDPDSAIKYSDCEIKNTSSSIEDIAQILNL